The Haloarchaeobius salinus genome includes the window AAAACTCACCGTACTCCCGTTCTGAACTGCTGCCGGCGAAACCACGACAATCCCCTGTTCCGCCGAATATTCGCCTGGATACGCGACTCGAACCCGATACGCACCATTCTCGTTTGCGGTCACAGTCCGTTCGTATGTGAACTCGTGCCCGTTCACCGAAACCGTCTTCGAGACGGTTACCTCCTGCCCCGGCGCTACGTTCCCCTCGATAACCGCACCAGGTACAACCTGGAACGCTTTGAGTGAACCGTCAGTGTTCGCGTACACTGCCTGATACCGTCCCAAACCAGCCGTATTGCTCGTCTCACTTCCCCAGTGTTCGTGCAGTCGAACACCAACCGTCGAGTCGTTCATGCCATCTGAAATCAATCGTGACTCAGTTATTACGTAACCTACTCTATTGATTCGGCCATATGCATTCGACGGATCAGTTGCAGAGAGAAACGGAGGGTATCTGTTGCGTGCGAACCTGTACGAACGCGACTCGCCGCTCACAATGTAGTTATACATCCGGTTTCGACTCCACTCGCTGAGAACGTAGCTCTCTGGATATTGCAACCGCTGCTCATCCACGGACTCACTGATAGCCGTAGCTGCCTCGTACTGATCGTTCTCAATTGTGGTTAAATCTACTTTCAAAGGGGCGATGATCATGCCTACGCTGGCCACAAGAAGAAACATAACAAGAGCATAACGTAGCGCCGTTCGATCTGGAATCGAAATATCGGAACTTCTACGGTCCCCTGCAGGGGAAGAGTCGCCCTGAGATGTCAGAATTTCAGGCACCGTGTCAGTCACGTCTACAACTGAAAGAAGATGGAAAAACCCAATTCCAGCGAACAGTGCGACGAACGCACTTGCCTCACCACTAAAGCGGACCTGTACCACCGCGAGCAATAGGAAGAACCACGCGTACGTGCTGGGAACGAGCCAGGTGAGATGAGGTCGTCGGACTGCATTTACTGTAATCCACACCAGATACGGGGCAGCGAGGAAGAGAGCAAGCCCAAACCAGAAAATAGGAGAAACAAACAGCCCAAGATCTCCCTGAACGAGTGATCCCGTCTCCGCAATCGCCCGTGCTTCAAGCAGAGAGTTGACACGGTTTGAGAGAGTCTGGGCGAAATCAGAGAACAGAGTAAACACAACACCGGCAACGGTCACACCGCCGAGTACCTGTACGATTATATACGACCGCACAGAGAACCCGGCCCAAACGAATGTCTCGGCCAATACTGTTAGGGTAAGGACACCAACGAACAGCAGGGCTGGCGTAGATGCCGCTAAGTCGGTGTGCCAGTTGAGCACAGAATGAACTATCCAAACGAGTCCAGCAGCTAAACCTGTTCCAACCAGTATCGGCGTGTGTGACCGAATCGGATTGCCCTCCGTAGCGACTAACATGAGTGTGGAACCCACAGTAAAGATTCCGATAGGGAGAATGAGAAGCGGGCCGGCCCCCCAGGCAAGGACCTGTCCCGTGATGCCGAAGGTGAGACAACCTACAGCAAGCGCTTGGTTCCCCCCATCCACGTCGGGCCACTCAACCGCGCGTACGAGCCCGAATGCGGTGAGGACGAGCCATGGGTAGTCGAATGCGTGGTGATCCGCGAACCCGATCGAGGTACGAAGCACATGGTCTGGAAGCACGGCGAGCATCAGGACCGCCGCGACACCGACGCGACTATCGCCGGTTAACTGCACGGTGAACAAGTAGAGTAGCACTCCGACGGCGATTGCGGCAAAAACTGGATACAGCGCGAGCACCACCCCTGACATGTGTTGTCCGCCACCGAGCAGCGCTGAAACGAACCAAAGAACCGCCACCAGCAGAGGCTCACCCTTGGCCGCCGCAAACTGTGAACCAGAAATCACATCGAAATCGAATGGATTGCTCGATTTTGCGAGCAGTTGTTCAACGAGGTATCGATAGTAGTACGGGTCGTTCGAGGAGAGCACGATCGCGTCGCCACGGAACACCGACGGAACCGAGAAAGAGCGCATCACAACGACGAGCGCCAGCGCACTAGTCAATGCAAGCGCTGCGTTCCGGTCAATAGTCGGAAACGAGAAATCCGGAAGCGAAACCCCTGCCCCCTCGTCCTCTACCACAACCTCGTCGCCGTCGAGTGCGGCACGGACGGCCGTGCGGTCGGCGACACGGTAGTCGCCCTCGTCATCCTTCGTGACGACGCCCCGGGAGACGAGTTCACCGAACGTCCCCGAGTCCAGCGGCACGTCGTCGAACGTCCAGCCGTCGGCGTCGGCATCCACGGAGAGGACCGCTTCTAGGTCCTCCTCCAGCGAAGGCTTGTCCGAGAGCAGGGACCTAGTCGCGGACCGAACGTCGTCCATACTGCGTTACTCTGCAATGAGTGGAATAAAACCATCGCGATTGTCGCAGGTGTCGAGGGAGCGATGACGGAGCACATCAGCGTGTCGTTCAGCCTATGTATCGAAGGGGAAACATTCATTCTCGAACTCGCAGAGGAGATTCAGACACACCCCGTTACGCGGCTATGGGTCTTCCGCAAGGACCCGTTCGAAGGCGGCATTGAGCGGAGCTGGGCGGACCCCACGAAGGGAGTTCGGGCCTATAGAAGTGGGTAATATCACGGACGGCCGCACTACCGTGTACGATGTGAACAATAAGGAGATTGGAGATAGAACGACGAGTGCAAATCACAAGTCGATATGTGTAGACGAACTAAACAACGCCATCTACGTCTCGAAGTACGGCAGTGACAGCCAAGCGATTGCTGACGTTGTCGCAGATGCCCCTGCTAGCGGCACAGTCGTCATCGACAAGCCAGACGGCGGGACCATCACGGTCGACGCTCAAAAGACGTTCACGAAGCGCGTTACGATTCTGTGGCTCTCGGATGCAGCGGTCGCAGATAGCACTATCACCGCAGCAGGTCAGGAAGTTCTTCGCTTCGAGGGCGACGGAACCCAACTCATCCAACTGGCGGGGAAATCGACGGCAACGGAGCGAACAACGGTGGCGGACTCATCAAGCGCCGGGGCGACGGTTGAGAGCTTCGAGGACTCCAAATCCGTGACCCGCCAGGAGTTGGCGTGGACCTAGTCAACTGTACGAACCTGACCGCCGTTGACTGTACGGTTGTCGACCCGCACAAGCACGGGTTCCTTGCGTTCGGTACGACCGGGGGAACTATCTCAAACTGCCGTCCGAGGAATCCAAACGCGCGGTCGAACAATTACATCATCTTCCTGACCAACATCCTCACCGGCATGGTCGTTGATGGCTGTACAGTCATCGGTGGGACGAACACCTGCCAGGGCATCACTACGGATACGACGCCAACCGAGATCCGCGAAACCGAGTGCACAGTGCGAGGGAACTTCACGGAGCGGTCAGTCAACTGGGAGGGTGTGGAGGATAGCGTGCTTGACGTGACAGTCTCGGATAACACGATCAGCGAGGGCGTTTTGGCGTCGGATCCGCAGGGCAGTGAGTTTCGCGTAAGTGCGTTCGACATACTCCGATGGGGGTTCCGAATGCAAAACAGCGACGGAACACGGCGCGTGTGGGTACCATCGCACGATGTGGTAGTACTGCCGATGACGACCAGTCCGCAGCCGGCATTATCCTTGGCGGCACGAACGAAACGTAGGTGCTTGACGGCCGGATAGAGGACTGCGAGGATACCGGTGCTCGCATCGAGGATTCCGGCGCGAACGCAACACCGACCAACAACGGAGTGCAGGGCCTTCGGGCGACTGATACTGGCACTGGCGTCCAAGATTACGGTGTGAAGACTACCTCGGACGCGAGTGGGACGCTCGTGATTAACAACGACCTCCGCGGTAACGTGACTGGCGCCACGAATCTTAACGGGACAGGAACGATTACTGATCCAGTTGGACAGGCCACCGCTGAGGACTTCAACATCACGTAGATTTGGCCAGGGCACTGATTTTGAGGACGGACGCGGTCAAGTGGGGTGGTGGTTGGAAACGTATTTGTTCTTGTAGGCTGGAGAGCATTCCCATGGGCAGACTTACGTGGGTTGCTGATAAGTATCGTAATCGGGTGCGGCCTTGGTTGCCTGCTCGGTCGGAGTATTCGAGGCGGAATGGAATCCCCGTCGCGGATGATAAATTACGTCTGTTTGATAGGATTGTGCCATTCGGGACGAAGGGCTACCTTCCGAATTTTAAGGAAACGAACAGCAAGCAACTTCGCGAGCATGTCTCTGAGGGCGATGATGTGCTGGTGATTGGGGCTGGGTTCGGTGTTTCGACGGTCGAGGCAGCAAAAGCTGTAGGGTCGTCAGGCAGTGTGGTTGCCTACGAGGCGAATCAGGAACGGTTCGAAAAGGCGAGAGAAACCATTTCGATAAACGGCGTGGCCGACAGGGTTGATATTAGGCACGGAGCGGTCGGCCCTCCAAGTGGCGATTTTGACTTCGATGGCGTCGAACAGGTAGATTTAGACGCCTTGGAAGAGTTCGACGTAATTGAGATGGACTGCGAGGGGGCTGAATTGCAGATCCTTAAGGAAACTGAGGCGCGACCGAGGGTGTTCATCGTTGAGACTCACCAGGAAAAGGACTGGACAGAGTACGACTCTGTAGAGACAATAGAGAATCTACTTCGGAGCTCTGGCTATTCGGTGGAAACTCACCATGGCCAGTGGGTCAATGGGCTGGTCACGGGGACATTGAAGTAGCAATGCTGAATCAAGTGGCCCAATTCACACACTCACGGGACAGTCTCCGATACCATCTCTCAAGAATCATACCAGGAGAGCGAAGCCGAACCCACGTGACGGTTTTTCAAGCCCCGGACGGGAGGCTGCATTGGAGTTTGGTCTCTGGCGCCAGTAAATCAATATATCAGAGACGGTGGATCAGCCGTGCGAGAAGGTTGTGTGCCCGATCGGGTTGAGTCTGGACGCGAAGAGTATTTCCCAAGCTCGTTTGCAGCCTCGTTAGATACTGAGCCTGCAGCGGCAGAAAGAATATCGGTGGATTCGAGCGTGTTTAGACGATAGAAAGAGTGGATAAATGTCTAACTTGCTAGGAAGTGAAGTGGGAAGACGGGTTTGTATCCAGCAAACTCGCCCGCTTCACTGAACGCGTTGTCTCGATTGCTCAAAAAACCGTCGTCGGCGAGCCGTCTTTAGCAGTCAATAAAGGGAATGGACGGTACGCAGACTGGGTAATTATCGCAATTCACAGTCTCCAGCAGCACCTAGACCATCCGTATCGGCGGCTGCTCGATGGCCTCCACGAGATGCCTAGAATCGTCTCTACACCCGGTCTAGAGATGGATGAACTCCCTGATTTCACCACCGTGTGTGCGCGCAAGCAGGAACTAGAAATGCGTCTCTGGCGTGTTCTGTTGCGGTTATCAGCAGAATTGCACGACCTGACGAATCTCAAGCGATCGACGCAACCGGCATGGATCGTGTCGCTACGAGCCAAACTACGCAAAACGGACGAAATACACGTTCAAGGCTGTAAAAACGACCGCGCTCATCGACTGTAAGACTAGTGTGATTCTCGACATACATTGCTTGATGAAACAACCGCATGATTCCAAGATCGGCTGGCAGATGATCAAACGAAACCTCTACAAACTGAACATTCTCACCGCAGACAAAGGATATGACTAGTGGCACCTTCGCCACAGACTCTGTTCAGAAGGCGTCAAGAAAGTAATCAAGCACCGAGAATCCGGGTGGCACGGTAGCGCCAACAGATTCTTTCTAGATGATGCGGTCCACCATCAACGCTCGAACGTCGAATCGACGTTTTTCGCGCTTCGACGCAAATACGGCGAGATCGTTCGAGCGAGAACCTGGTTTGGTCAGTTCCGCGAACTTGTCCTGAAATGCGCCGTCAGAAACATCGAACTCAGCATCAACACCTCACAACCGTGAATTCACGCGTCTAAACAAGGTCCGATACTCTGAAGTACGATTATTTGAACGGGTTGTCCGGTGTTTCCAGCCGGGTGATACTTCCGATTGCATCGAAATCGTCGTCGAATGCGTATAGATACTCTATATCCTCCCGCCGCATGTATGCGATATTCGTCGCATCGCCGAAAGACAGGCCGTCGTAGGTCTTGAAGAGTTTCACGGCGCTGTTGAAGTCCTTCTGGGCCGCGTGGAGTACCTCGAACCCGACAGACTGGTTCAACCGCTCGTACGTCTCTTCAGCCTCGCCGTGGCGTTTCCTATTGTGGATCCAGTTGAGAATTTCGAGAACGATGTAGTTCGTGACCAGACCAGTCGGAAGATTGCCGTGGTCCATCTCCCTGACGATATCCATGGCGACATCGTGGTGCTGGTCGTCGGTGTCCGCCATCCCGATGAGAACGCCCGTATCAACGACTGCGACCGCCATCAGTTGTTCTCCGAGAACGCAGGGTCTTCCTCGAGACCGGCGAGATCGTGCGTTTCAGATCCGCCACCACCCATCGAAACCGGTTCGAAGTCGTCGAACGCACCGTAGCGCTGTTTGACCACCTCTACAGAGAGATTCCCGTCGTCGTCGGTGTCCCAGCGAAGCTTATCGCCGGCCTCGATGTCGAGCCGACGCCGGAGGTCGGCTGGAATCGTGACCATCCCCGTTCGCTAACCTTCGTTTCCTTGGAAGGTTCTTCAGTTGCCATATTCAACGACAAAGATTCTTGCGTGATACATGTTGCGCCACATGTATCCGATGGATCCCGCACAGATTTACCGGTTATCGAGGCGAGTACCTCGGAGTTAACCCCGAGCCAGTCTACCAGAATACGTCAATCAGACGTTGCAGTGGTGACGATGGTTGGACAGTGACTGACTCCGCTTGTGCGCTGGGTTCGGTCTCACCCTCACGAAGTTCAGAACGAGACTGTTGGGACTGCCGAAGCTCGGCAACCTCGTCCCGTGTGATTGCAAGTTCTCGTTCGAGGCTGTCGAGACGAGACCTGAGTAGGTCGACGCGTTCGCGGAGCAGTGTGGGCTCTTGGTTCGAAGCCGAGACGGAGGAGCCGGTGCCAGCGATGCCCTGATCTCCTGTGTCTTGCTCGTACGTCTCGTTCGACACCTGCACGGCGTTTGCGATAGTCTGTTCTCCATAGGTCGACCCGTCCGCGTAGTGGACCTCGTCCCACTTCTCCCGGTAGAGACCGGAGTCACGGAACAGCTGATCCATGCGAGCCTCGTCGTTGCCAGTCCAGAACGCCAGCAGACAACAGAGTGCCATGTCAGCCTCTGACTGGCTCTCGTATCCTGCCGTACTTCCGTTCCAGAGCCGTTCGAACTTTTCGCCGTTCTTCGCGCTCGTCGCCTTCTCGATGAGTTCGGCGTCGGAGATCGAGGTCGGCGTGGAACCAGCGTCGCGCTTCTGTGCTCGCTCCTCGGTCGTCGACTCGTCGTCGCCGTACACGTACTGGTCGTACACCGGCGCGAACGTGTCCTGTCGTTCCTCAATTCGAGTCGGTGTCCCGTCGACGTGGTCGCCGGTCATGGTGAAGAACCGGGCCGAGTCGTAGCATTCGACTGACCCAGACCGGGACTTGGTGCTCGGAATCATCCCCTCGATGAGCACGTGGACACCCGTACCTGAGGGACTGACCTCGGTGTAGGAATCCAATCTCTCGACGATGTCTTCGGCCCACCCGGTGAGCTCGCCGTCCTCCCGACAGTCGTCGAGGTCCACACCGACGAAGGGGTCGTCCTCGGTGAACACGTATCCGAGTCCGTCCTCCGATTCCGAAGCCCCAAGCGCGACTTCGTAAATCGCCCACGTCTCCGGATCAGACACCGACGCGAACGAGCCGGTCTGCGGATCGATGGGGATCTTGGTCATCTTGCCATCGCGCTCTTTCGCGCGCCAGCAGACCCACTGCGGGTACTCACGAAGCGACGGAGGAATCGCGTCCGCGTCGACCGTCATCGATGCACCTCGCCACTATCGGGGCTCAGTCGAACGTTCGAGTGCTGCTTGGAATCAGACCCAGGCTCCCTCTCACTCGTCACCACGCCATCGAGCACCTGTCGCTCGTACGGGCTTGCTCGAACTCGGAGTGGGAACCAGCCCTCCTCGTCGATCCCGAGCAACGCCTCGGAGAAGCCGTCCTCGTCGTTGCCTGCTTTCGCGGTACGGACCCAGTTCACCTCGCGCTCGCTCAGCCCGAACCACTCCGCGAGTTTGTCGGCCTCCTCGTCGACGCGATGAATCAACGTCATCGAACAGAGGCTCGCGATGGTCTTCGCCTCGGGCGTGAGCGCGAATTCCCCACCGGTCTGCGTGATGAAGTGCAGCGAGAGGTCGTAGTGCCTGCTGTGACGCACTGCCGTCTCAAGGAATCCAAGCGATGTCGAATCATGGAGCAGGTAGTGCGCCTCGTCGATGACGAACACGACACGCTTGTCGGTGCCTTTCGCACGCTCGTACACGGCGTTGAACAGTACCTGCATCATCAGGCTCGTCTCCGCCTGTCCACGGA containing:
- a CDS encoding FkbM family methyltransferase, with protein sequence MGRLTWVADKYRNRVRPWLPARSEYSRRNGIPVADDKLRLFDRIVPFGTKGYLPNFKETNSKQLREHVSEGDDVLVIGAGFGVSTVEAAKAVGSSGSVVAYEANQERFEKARETISINGVADRVDIRHGAVGPPSGDFDFDGVEQVDLDALEEFDVIEMDCEGAELQILKETEARPRVFIVETHQEKDWTEYDSVETIENLLRSSGYSVETHHGQWVNGLVTGTLK
- a CDS encoding phage NrS-1 polymerase family protein is translated as MTVDADAIPPSLREYPQWVCWRAKERDGKMTKIPIDPQTGSFASVSDPETWAIYEVALGASESEDGLGYVFTEDDPFVGVDLDDCREDGELTGWAEDIVERLDSYTEVSPSGTGVHVLIEGMIPSTKSRSGSVECYDSARFFTMTGDHVDGTPTRIEERQDTFAPVYDQYVYGDDESTTEERAQKRDAGSTPTSISDAELIEKATSAKNGEKFERLWNGSTAGYESQSEADMALCCLLAFWTGNDEARMDQLFRDSGLYREKWDEVHYADGSTYGEQTIANAVQVSNETYEQDTGDQGIAGTGSSVSASNQEPTLLRERVDLLRSRLDSLERELAITRDEVAELRQSQQSRSELREGETEPSAQAESVTVQPSSPLQRLIDVFW
- a CDS encoding type II toxin-antitoxin system VapC family toxin — protein: MAVAVVDTGVLIGMADTDDQHHDVAMDIVREMDHGNLPTGLVTNYIVLEILNWIHNRKRHGEAEETYERLNQSVGFEVLHAAQKDFNSAVKLFKTYDGLSFGDATNIAYMRREDIEYLYAFDDDFDAIGSITRLETPDNPFK
- a CDS encoding STT3 domain-containing protein — translated: MDDVRSATRSLLSDKPSLEEDLEAVLSVDADADGWTFDDVPLDSGTFGELVSRGVVTKDDEGDYRVADRTAVRAALDGDEVVVEDEGAGVSLPDFSFPTIDRNAALALTSALALVVVMRSFSVPSVFRGDAIVLSSNDPYYYRYLVEQLLAKSSNPFDFDVISGSQFAAAKGEPLLVAVLWFVSALLGGGQHMSGVVLALYPVFAAIAVGVLLYLFTVQLTGDSRVGVAAVLMLAVLPDHVLRTSIGFADHHAFDYPWLVLTAFGLVRAVEWPDVDGGNQALAVGCLTFGITGQVLAWGAGPLLILPIGIFTVGSTLMLVATEGNPIRSHTPILVGTGLAAGLVWIVHSVLNWHTDLAASTPALLFVGVLTLTVLAETFVWAGFSVRSYIIVQVLGGVTVAGVVFTLFSDFAQTLSNRVNSLLEARAIAETGSLVQGDLGLFVSPIFWFGLALFLAAPYLVWITVNAVRRPHLTWLVPSTYAWFFLLLAVVQVRFSGEASAFVALFAGIGFFHLLSVVDVTDTVPEILTSQGDSSPAGDRRSSDISIPDRTALRYALVMFLLVASVGMIIAPLKVDLTTIENDQYEAATAISESVDEQRLQYPESYVLSEWSRNRMYNYIVSGESRSYRFARNRYPPFLSATDPSNAYGRINRVGYVITESRLISDGMNDSTVGVRLHEHWGSETSNTAGLGRYQAVYANTDGSLKAFQVVPGAVIEGNVAPGQEVTVSKTVSVNGHEFTYERTVTANENGAYRVRVAYPGEYSAEQGIVVVSPAAVQNGSTVSFNSTESRGNSVGLDSDPAEWETIISNFFELTMQFYSPS